In Prescottella soli, a genomic segment contains:
- a CDS encoding SDR family NAD(P)-dependent oxidoreductase has product MSEFAGKVCVITGAGSGIGRAVALNLAGQGAKLALSDMDSSGLAETVRQVEAVGAEVKSDHLDVTQREAVLAYADAVVAHFGKVHQVYNNAGIAFHGDVERSEFKDIERIMDVDFWGVVNGTKAFLPHLIASGDGHVVNISSLFGLLSIPGQSAYNAAKFAVRGFTESLRQEMLIAKHPVKVTCVHPGGIKTAIARNATMPDGDDQVTFAQFFDKHLARTTPEDAAKTIVGGVRKGKARVLIGADAKFLDAWVRIVGPSYQWVVATVTSRVLPKSN; this is encoded by the coding sequence GTGAGCGAGTTCGCGGGCAAGGTCTGCGTCATCACGGGCGCAGGTTCGGGCATCGGGCGGGCAGTGGCCCTGAACCTCGCCGGGCAGGGCGCGAAACTTGCTCTGTCCGATATGGATTCGTCGGGACTGGCCGAGACGGTGCGTCAGGTCGAGGCAGTCGGCGCGGAGGTCAAGTCCGACCATCTCGACGTCACCCAGCGCGAGGCGGTCCTGGCGTACGCCGACGCGGTGGTCGCGCACTTCGGCAAGGTGCACCAGGTCTACAACAACGCGGGCATCGCCTTCCACGGCGACGTGGAGCGCTCGGAGTTCAAGGACATCGAGCGGATCATGGACGTCGACTTCTGGGGCGTCGTCAACGGCACCAAGGCGTTCCTGCCGCACCTGATCGCGTCCGGTGACGGGCACGTCGTGAACATCTCGAGCCTGTTCGGCCTCCTGTCGATTCCGGGCCAGAGCGCTTACAACGCAGCGAAGTTCGCGGTGCGCGGATTCACCGAGTCCTTACGCCAGGAAATGCTCATCGCGAAGCACCCGGTCAAGGTCACGTGTGTGCACCCGGGCGGCATCAAGACCGCGATCGCCCGCAACGCGACGATGCCCGACGGCGACGACCAGGTGACCTTCGCGCAGTTCTTCGACAAGCACCTCGCGCGCACCACTCCCGAGGACGCGGCGAAGACCATCGTGGGCGGCGTGCGAAAGGGCAAGGCACGAGTGCTGATCGGCGCCGACGCGAAGTTCCTCGACGCGTGGGTGCGCATCGTCGGCCCCAGCTACCAATGGGTGGTCGCGACGGTCACGTCACGCGTGTTGCCGAAGTCGAACTGA
- a CDS encoding HSP90 family protein has product MTTRADGSSRPFQVHLGGIIELLSASIYTGPQVFIRELLQNGCDAIAARCEREPGHVGTIRVLPADGAGSVFAVEDDGVGLTAAEVGELLATVGRTSKRDILDLPRTDRLGQFGIGLLSCFMVSDEIRVRSRSATGAPAVEWIGRTDGTFTVTELADDLPVGTRVELVPRHDAAGLVSPAGVRELADRFGRHLPVRVTVAGETVTRPAPFVERTAVPSPELRELGREIVGAEPFATIPLHVPSTGTRGTAFVLPFQLSPGQRQSSRVYLGGMLLSERMDDLLPDWAFFVRAVVDTTGLHPTASRESLIEDNALESTRAELGAAVRRWVIGLAAEAPHRLAAFLSVHHLALRALVVHDDELARFIVPHLPIETTEGPTTFGEAARRGTVRYTRTVDEFRQLAGISRPGAPIVNGGYVYDAEIAARLPEFVPGAEVEIVTVADEIDHLDVPPLAERAASRRLQERADAALADLDCATAVRAFQPDTVPALYVADESVLRGLRRDQASEAGGFWADVLGRVGEAAAAAGADTAGRLALNWRNRLVRTLATVDDEAVLSRAVRILYVQALLAGHRPLRAADRAALTDAMTDIVHLSVGLDADVTVDPAPHSPSSTDKDDHAE; this is encoded by the coding sequence ATGACGACAAGAGCCGACGGCAGCAGCCGTCCATTCCAGGTACACCTCGGCGGGATCATCGAGTTGCTCAGTGCGAGCATCTACACCGGGCCGCAGGTCTTCATCCGTGAGCTCCTGCAGAACGGGTGCGACGCGATCGCGGCCCGCTGCGAGCGTGAACCCGGCCACGTCGGCACCATCCGGGTCCTGCCCGCCGACGGGGCCGGGTCCGTGTTCGCGGTCGAGGACGACGGGGTCGGGCTGACCGCGGCCGAGGTCGGCGAGTTGCTCGCCACGGTGGGCCGCACCTCCAAGCGGGACATCCTCGATCTGCCCCGCACCGACCGTCTCGGCCAGTTCGGGATCGGACTGCTCAGCTGCTTCATGGTGAGCGACGAGATCCGGGTCCGGTCCCGGTCGGCCACCGGTGCGCCCGCCGTCGAATGGATCGGGCGCACCGACGGCACGTTCACGGTGACCGAGCTGGCCGACGACCTGCCGGTCGGGACCCGGGTCGAATTGGTCCCCCGCCACGACGCCGCCGGGCTCGTCTCGCCCGCCGGGGTGCGCGAGCTGGCCGACCGGTTCGGCCGGCACCTGCCGGTGCGGGTGACCGTGGCCGGCGAGACGGTGACCCGGCCCGCGCCCTTCGTCGAGCGCACGGCGGTCCCGTCGCCCGAGCTCCGCGAGCTGGGCCGGGAGATCGTCGGCGCCGAACCCTTCGCCACGATTCCGCTGCACGTGCCGTCGACCGGCACCCGGGGCACCGCCTTCGTGCTGCCGTTCCAGCTCTCCCCCGGTCAGCGGCAGTCGAGCCGCGTCTACCTGGGCGGGATGCTGCTGTCCGAGCGCATGGACGACCTCCTGCCGGACTGGGCGTTCTTCGTGCGGGCCGTCGTGGACACCACCGGGCTGCACCCGACCGCCTCCCGCGAGTCCCTGATCGAAGACAACGCGCTCGAGTCGACCCGCGCCGAGCTGGGGGCCGCGGTTCGCCGCTGGGTCATCGGTCTGGCCGCGGAGGCGCCGCACCGGCTGGCCGCGTTCCTGTCCGTGCACCATCTGGCCCTGCGGGCGCTCGTCGTCCACGACGACGAGCTGGCCCGGTTCATCGTCCCCCACCTACCGATCGAGACCACCGAGGGTCCGACGACCTTCGGCGAGGCGGCCCGCCGCGGCACCGTGCGGTACACCCGGACCGTCGACGAGTTCCGGCAGCTCGCCGGCATCTCCCGCCCCGGCGCCCCGATCGTCAACGGCGGCTACGTCTACGACGCGGAGATCGCGGCCCGGCTGCCGGAGTTCGTGCCCGGCGCCGAGGTCGAGATCGTCACCGTCGCCGACGAGATCGACCACCTGGACGTGCCGCCGCTGGCCGAACGGGCCGCCTCGCGCCGACTGCAGGAGCGCGCCGACGCCGCGCTCGCGGACCTCGACTGCGCTACCGCGGTGCGGGCGTTCCAGCCGGACACCGTCCCCGCCCTGTACGTCGCGGACGAGTCGGTGCTCCGTGGCTTGCGCCGAGACCAGGCGAGCGAGGCCGGTGGATTCTGGGCCGACGTTCTCGGACGTGTCGGCGAGGCAGCGGCGGCCGCCGGCGCGGACACCGCCGGCCGACTCGCGCTGAACTGGCGCAACCGGCTGGTGCGCACCCTCGCGACCGTCGACGACGAGGCCGTGCTGTCGCGCGCCGTGCGGATCCTCTACGTCCAGGCGCTGCTCGCCGGACACCGGCCGCTGCGGGCGGCCGACCGCGCCGCCCTCACCGACGCCATGACCGACATCGTGCACCTGTCCGTCGGCCTCGACGCGGACGTCACCGTCGATCCTGCACCGCACTCCCCCTCCAGCACAGACAAGGACGACCATGCCGAGTGA
- a CDS encoding ABC transporter substrate-binding protein: MLAIVAACGVDTSSSVSGPPAPGPVVVGASNTIESELVARLYAGALEAGGRSTELVLGLRDRADRVAALDSNRVALVPDYTGRLLHWFDPDADVTEAEDVFEALNKSLPEGLTVSDYAPADDRSALVLSAAQVDRLGAHSIDDIARDCGGMTLYASAAFRDDARAPEHLQAAYGCTFGSVVPVGTTTDVARELIVGASPIGGATAASPDVAHDELVVLADDENAFTAQNVVPLYRGGVLRADDVKGLSVVLQLTTADLTDMVVRIRDGEITSADAAAEWLADHL, from the coding sequence ATGCTCGCGATCGTCGCCGCGTGCGGCGTCGACACGAGCAGCAGCGTCAGCGGCCCGCCGGCACCCGGACCGGTCGTCGTCGGTGCGTCGAACACGATCGAGAGCGAACTCGTCGCACGCCTCTACGCCGGCGCGCTCGAAGCGGGCGGGCGCAGCACCGAACTCGTGCTGGGGCTGAGAGACCGCGCCGACCGTGTCGCCGCCCTCGACTCGAACCGGGTGGCACTGGTGCCGGACTACACCGGGCGCCTGCTGCACTGGTTCGACCCGGACGCCGACGTCACCGAGGCCGAGGACGTGTTCGAGGCGCTCAACAAGTCTCTGCCGGAGGGCCTTACGGTCTCCGACTACGCGCCGGCCGACGACCGGTCGGCGCTCGTGCTGTCCGCGGCGCAGGTCGACCGACTCGGCGCGCACTCGATCGACGACATCGCGCGCGACTGCGGCGGCATGACTTTGTACGCGTCCGCCGCGTTCCGCGACGATGCGCGGGCACCGGAGCACCTTCAGGCCGCGTACGGGTGCACGTTCGGGTCCGTCGTACCGGTCGGAACCACCACCGACGTTGCCCGTGAACTGATCGTCGGCGCGTCGCCGATCGGGGGCGCCACCGCCGCCTCACCCGACGTCGCGCACGACGAACTGGTGGTGTTGGCCGACGACGAGAACGCGTTCACCGCGCAGAACGTGGTGCCCCTCTACCGCGGCGGCGTGCTGCGAGCCGACGACGTCAAGGGGCTGAGCGTGGTCCTGCAGCTCACCACCGCGGATCTGACCGACATGGTGGTCCGGATCCGCGATGGCGAGATCACCTCGGCCGACGCCGCCGCGGAGTGGCTCGCCGACCACCTCTGA
- a CDS encoding ABC transporter substrate-binding protein, with amino-acid sequence MNGSRIRLPHRLVRGAVAIVAVSLTMLTACGSNDPLDSGGSGGNVDANTIVVGSANFPESTTVGYIYAEVLRANGFDVDTKMNIGSREAYVPALRDGSLTVIPDYTGNLLQYLDPSSTATSAAEIDAALPAALAPDLATTTPAPAEDKDAVVVTRETAEKWNLSSIADLAPHSAEVKFAAPAEFQERPVGMPGLRENYGLDISAANFVPIADGGGPATVKALTSGQVTAANIFTTSPAIKANDLVVLADPANNFPAQNVVPLLRASAKTEQLTRVLDAVSAKLTTEELVALNDAVSGAAKTEPQAAAQQWVARQGLDAPIS; translated from the coding sequence ATGAACGGTTCCCGGATCCGCCTGCCCCACCGCCTCGTTCGGGGCGCTGTGGCGATCGTTGCAGTGTCCCTGACGATGCTCACCGCGTGCGGGAGCAACGACCCGCTCGACAGCGGCGGCTCCGGCGGCAACGTCGACGCGAACACCATCGTGGTGGGCTCGGCGAACTTCCCGGAGTCCACGACTGTCGGCTACATCTACGCCGAGGTGCTGCGGGCCAACGGCTTCGACGTCGACACGAAGATGAACATCGGCAGCCGCGAGGCGTACGTCCCGGCGCTGCGCGACGGTTCGCTCACGGTGATCCCCGACTACACCGGGAATCTGCTGCAGTACCTCGATCCGTCGTCGACGGCGACGAGCGCCGCCGAGATCGACGCGGCCCTGCCGGCCGCGCTGGCGCCCGATCTCGCGACCACGACCCCGGCACCCGCCGAGGACAAGGACGCGGTCGTCGTGACCCGCGAGACGGCCGAGAAGTGGAACCTGTCGTCCATCGCCGACCTGGCGCCGCACTCGGCGGAGGTGAAGTTCGCGGCACCGGCCGAGTTCCAGGAACGACCCGTGGGCATGCCCGGGCTGCGGGAGAACTACGGTCTCGACATCAGCGCCGCCAACTTCGTGCCGATCGCCGACGGCGGCGGCCCCGCCACGGTGAAGGCACTGACGTCGGGCCAGGTGACCGCCGCGAACATCTTCACGACCTCGCCCGCGATCAAGGCGAACGACCTGGTGGTGTTGGCCGACCCGGCGAACAACTTCCCGGCCCAGAACGTGGTCCCGCTGCTGCGCGCGAGTGCGAAGACCGAGCAGCTGACGCGGGTCCTGGACGCGGTCTCCGCCAAGCTCACCACCGAGGAACTGGTGGCGCTCAACGACGCGGTGTCGGGCGCCGCCAAGACCGAGCCGCAGGCGGCGGCGCAGCAGTGGGTCGCGCGGCAGGGGCTGGACGCTCCGATCTCGTGA
- a CDS encoding ABC transporter ATP-binding protein: MITFSGVTKRFPDGTVAVDGLDLKVEAGSFTVFVGPSGCGKTTSMRMINRMVAPTAGTVGVDGRDVAALDAVELRRGIGYVIQSAGLLPHRTVVDNVATVPVLRGESRRAARRRALEVLERVGLDPALAGRYPAQLSGGQQQRVGVARALAADPPILLMDEPFSAVDPVVRADLQAEMQRLQSELRKTIVFVTHDIDEAVRLGDRLAVFGPHGRLQQYDTPQTVLTSPATDFVADFVGRDRGYRGLSFRSADGLPLHEIRSVRESAITATILDSGEWALIVSDDGRPHAWIDAAGIDAARAGRAIADASAAGGSLFTLGTDLRQALDAAISSPSGIGVAVDADGVVVGGIDAAEVVAALDEQRRAEDRVRNGR, encoded by the coding sequence GTGATCACGTTCTCGGGTGTCACCAAACGCTTTCCGGACGGCACGGTCGCCGTCGACGGTCTGGACCTGAAGGTCGAGGCCGGCTCGTTCACGGTCTTCGTCGGACCGTCCGGCTGCGGCAAGACGACGTCGATGCGGATGATCAACCGCATGGTGGCACCCACCGCGGGCACCGTCGGCGTCGACGGCCGGGACGTGGCGGCCCTCGACGCCGTCGAGCTGCGGCGCGGTATCGGGTACGTCATCCAGAGCGCGGGGCTGCTGCCGCACCGCACGGTGGTCGACAACGTCGCGACCGTGCCGGTGTTGCGCGGCGAGTCACGGCGGGCGGCACGGCGCCGCGCACTCGAGGTGCTCGAACGGGTGGGGCTCGATCCCGCGCTCGCGGGCCGCTACCCGGCGCAGCTGTCGGGCGGTCAGCAGCAGCGGGTGGGCGTGGCCCGGGCGCTCGCCGCCGACCCGCCGATCCTGTTGATGGACGAGCCCTTCAGCGCCGTCGACCCGGTCGTCCGGGCCGATCTGCAGGCCGAGATGCAGCGCCTGCAGTCCGAGCTGCGCAAGACGATCGTGTTCGTCACCCACGACATCGACGAGGCGGTGCGTCTCGGTGACCGTCTCGCGGTCTTCGGGCCGCACGGCCGGCTCCAGCAGTACGACACCCCGCAGACCGTGCTCACCTCCCCCGCAACCGATTTCGTCGCCGATTTCGTCGGCCGTGACCGCGGCTACCGGGGGCTGTCGTTCCGCAGCGCCGACGGACTCCCGCTGCACGAGATCCGCAGCGTCCGCGAATCGGCAATCACCGCAACCATTCTCGACTCCGGAGAGTGGGCGTTGATCGTCTCCGACGACGGCCGCCCCCACGCGTGGATCGACGCCGCCGGGATCGACGCGGCCCGCGCCGGGCGCGCAATCGCGGACGCCTCGGCCGCCGGCGGTTCGCTGTTCACCCTGGGCACCGATCTGCGGCAGGCCCTCGACGCGGCCATCTCGTCGCCGTCCGGCATCGGGGTCGCGGTCGATGCCGACGGAGTGGTGGTCGGCGGCATCGACGCCGCCGAGGTGGTCGCGGCGCTCGACGAGCAGCGGCGCGCGGAGGATCGCGTCCGGAACGGACGGTGA
- a CDS encoding ABC transporter permease yields the protein MRWLIDNFPRVLELTREHLQLALLPLLLGLAIAVPLGTVVRRVAWLRRTTVVAASIAFTIPSLALFVTVPSLFGLSVLDPANVVIALTVYSTALLVRVVPEALDAVPDDVVDASTAMGFTAVRRALTVELPLALPVLVANVRVVAVTNISLVSVGALIGVGGLGELFTEGYQRDYPEQIVAGIIAIVALALAFDAALYVVGRLLTPWERPGRRARRATVELSEGPA from the coding sequence GTGCGCTGGCTGATCGACAACTTCCCGCGCGTGTTGGAACTGACGCGCGAGCATCTGCAGTTGGCCTTGCTGCCGCTGCTCCTCGGTCTGGCGATCGCGGTACCGCTGGGGACCGTGGTGCGCCGGGTGGCGTGGCTGCGCCGCACCACCGTCGTCGCCGCGAGCATCGCGTTCACGATTCCGTCGCTGGCGCTGTTCGTCACCGTGCCGAGCCTGTTCGGGCTGAGCGTTCTCGATCCGGCGAACGTCGTGATCGCGCTGACCGTCTACTCGACCGCCCTGCTCGTGCGCGTCGTCCCGGAAGCCCTCGACGCGGTCCCGGACGACGTCGTCGACGCCTCGACGGCAATGGGATTCACCGCGGTTCGCCGCGCGCTCACCGTCGAGCTGCCGCTCGCGCTGCCGGTGCTCGTCGCGAACGTCCGCGTCGTGGCGGTCACCAACATCTCGCTCGTGTCGGTCGGCGCGCTCATCGGTGTCGGCGGCCTGGGCGAACTGTTCACCGAGGGCTACCAGCGCGACTATCCGGAGCAGATCGTCGCGGGCATCATCGCGATCGTCGCGCTGGCGCTCGCGTTCGACGCGGCACTGTACGTGGTGGGCCGCCTGCTGACCCCGTGGGAGCGGCCGGGCCGCCGGGCGCGCCGGGCGACGGTCGAGCTGTCGGAGGGTCCGGCCTGA
- a CDS encoding ABC transporter permease: MFTSAWEYITDPANWPGPTGIGTRILQHLWYSLLAVACAAVVAVPAGLAIGHFRRGQIVVVGVVNALRSLPTLGVLTLLVLLLGLGLVPPILALVLLAIPPLLAGTYAGVANVDRSVVDAAEAMGMTPLQVLCRVEIPNALPLILGGVRSAALQVIATATVAAYVNLGGLGRYIFDGLALRSYDRVLVGAILVAALALIVDAILAAAVWASVPGTGRLRRPVDVTALRGTSGSDR, translated from the coding sequence ATGTTCACGAGCGCATGGGAATACATCACCGACCCGGCGAACTGGCCGGGCCCGACCGGGATCGGCACCCGGATCCTGCAACACCTCTGGTACAGCCTGCTGGCCGTCGCCTGCGCGGCCGTCGTCGCGGTGCCCGCCGGGCTCGCGATCGGGCACTTCCGACGCGGCCAGATCGTGGTCGTGGGCGTCGTCAACGCGCTGCGGTCGCTGCCCACCCTCGGCGTGCTGACGCTGCTGGTGCTGCTGCTCGGCCTGGGACTGGTGCCGCCCATCCTCGCGCTGGTCCTGCTGGCGATCCCGCCGCTGCTCGCCGGCACGTACGCGGGCGTCGCGAACGTGGACCGGTCGGTGGTCGACGCCGCGGAGGCGATGGGCATGACGCCGCTGCAGGTGCTGTGCCGGGTCGAAATCCCCAACGCGCTGCCGTTGATCCTCGGCGGCGTGCGCAGCGCGGCGCTGCAGGTGATCGCGACCGCGACGGTGGCGGCCTACGTGAACCTCGGCGGGCTCGGCCGCTACATCTTCGACGGCCTGGCGCTGCGCAGCTACGACCGCGTCCTCGTCGGTGCGATCCTCGTCGCCGCCCTCGCCCTGATCGTCGACGCGATCCTCGCGGCCGCCGTGTGGGCGTCGGTGCCCGGCACCGGACGCCTGCGCCGCCCCGTCGACGTCACTGCGCTGCGAGGAACTTCAGGATCCGATCGTTGA
- a CDS encoding alpha/beta fold hydrolase: MREITLDLDTVRLRALTWGPETGRLAVLLHGFPDTAHTWRYLGPAMADEGWRVIAPFTRGYAPSAVPADRSVHVAALMDDAAAIHALSGGGSDAVLVGHDWGAITANALAAHAENPFTAAVALAVPPFPSLRTPAVLRVLPRQLRNSWYVLFNQLPVLPERCAGRLVPRLWADWSPGYDAGEDLPAVLEAIADPAHRRAVIGYYRSYTRPLPRPPQRYRRWAGAEMRRPITPTLYLHGDRDGCLDRRLAVVAASGLSQGSAFHQVADAGHFLHLERPQEVNDRILKFLAAQ; the protein is encoded by the coding sequence ATGCGTGAGATCACCCTGGACCTCGACACGGTCCGATTGCGGGCGCTGACCTGGGGGCCCGAGACCGGCCGGCTGGCGGTTCTCCTGCACGGGTTCCCGGACACCGCGCACACCTGGCGGTACCTCGGTCCTGCGATGGCCGACGAGGGATGGCGGGTGATCGCGCCGTTCACCCGCGGCTACGCGCCCTCGGCCGTGCCGGCGGACCGGAGCGTGCACGTCGCCGCACTGATGGACGACGCCGCCGCGATCCACGCCCTCTCGGGCGGCGGATCCGACGCGGTCCTGGTCGGACACGACTGGGGCGCGATCACCGCGAACGCACTGGCCGCCCACGCCGAGAACCCCTTCACGGCAGCCGTCGCGCTCGCGGTGCCGCCATTCCCGTCCCTGCGGACGCCGGCCGTTCTGCGCGTGCTGCCGCGCCAACTGCGCAACAGCTGGTACGTCCTGTTCAACCAGTTGCCGGTCCTGCCCGAGCGCTGCGCGGGGCGGTTGGTGCCGCGCCTGTGGGCGGACTGGTCACCGGGCTACGACGCGGGCGAGGACCTGCCGGCCGTGCTCGAGGCGATCGCGGATCCGGCGCACCGCCGCGCCGTGATCGGCTACTACCGCAGCTACACTCGGCCCCTCCCGCGCCCACCGCAGCGCTACCGGCGCTGGGCCGGCGCGGAGATGCGACGCCCGATCACGCCGACGCTCTACCTGCACGGTGATCGCGACGGCTGCCTCGACCGCCGGCTGGCGGTCGTGGCCGCGTCCGGGTTGTCGCAGGGGAGCGCCTTCCACCAGGTCGCGGATGCGGGCCATTTCCTGCACCTGGAGCGGCCTCAGGAGGTCAACGATCGGATCCTGAAGTTCCTCGCAGCGCAGTGA
- a CDS encoding NAD(P)-dependent malic enzyme: MSPVSEASVTPKVEITDEEIFAGHIGGKLSVETTAPLDSQRALSIAYTPGVAQVSRAIHADETLADRYTWTNRLVVVVSDGSAVLGLGDIGARASLPVMEGKSALFKNFAGLNSIPLVLDTKDPDEIVETLVRLRPSFGAVNLEDISAPRCFEIERRVIEALDCPVMHDDQHGTAIVALAALRGAAKVQDRDIAGLRVVISGAGAAGVACANILLAAGVADVTVLDSKGIVSSDRTDLNEIKADLASRTNPAGRSGGLVEALDGADVFLGVSAGTVPEEIIATMAPESIIFAMSNPDPEIHPDIAAKYAAIVATGRSDFPNQINNVLAFPGVFKGALDAGARRITEGMKLAAADAILSVLGDELAADKIVPSPLDPRVAPAVAAAVAQAAKDEGVA; this comes from the coding sequence GTGTCCCCTGTGTCTGAAGCTTCCGTAACGCCAAAGGTCGAAATTACCGACGAGGAGATTTTCGCGGGCCACATCGGTGGCAAGCTCTCGGTGGAGACCACCGCGCCCCTCGATTCCCAGCGTGCGCTCTCGATCGCGTACACGCCCGGCGTCGCGCAGGTCAGCCGCGCGATCCACGCCGACGAGACGCTGGCCGATCGCTACACGTGGACCAACCGCCTGGTGGTCGTCGTGAGCGACGGCTCGGCCGTTCTCGGCCTCGGCGACATCGGCGCCCGCGCGTCGCTGCCGGTGATGGAGGGCAAGTCGGCGCTGTTCAAGAACTTCGCGGGCCTCAACTCCATCCCGCTCGTGCTCGACACCAAGGACCCCGACGAGATCGTCGAGACGCTGGTGCGCCTGCGCCCGAGCTTCGGCGCAGTGAACCTCGAGGACATCTCGGCGCCGCGCTGCTTCGAGATCGAGCGCCGGGTCATCGAGGCACTGGACTGCCCGGTCATGCACGACGACCAGCACGGCACCGCGATCGTCGCGCTCGCCGCGCTCCGTGGTGCCGCGAAGGTTCAGGACCGTGACATCGCGGGCCTGCGCGTCGTGATCTCCGGCGCGGGTGCGGCCGGTGTCGCATGCGCCAACATCCTGCTGGCCGCCGGCGTCGCCGACGTCACCGTGCTGGACTCGAAGGGCATCGTCTCGTCCGACCGCACTGATCTCAACGAGATCAAGGCGGACCTGGCTTCGCGCACCAACCCGGCCGGCCGCAGCGGCGGACTCGTCGAGGCGCTCGACGGGGCGGATGTGTTCCTGGGCGTCTCCGCGGGCACCGTGCCCGAGGAGATCATCGCGACGATGGCGCCCGAGTCGATCATCTTCGCGATGTCGAACCCGGACCCGGAGATCCACCCCGACATCGCGGCGAAGTACGCGGCGATCGTCGCGACGGGTCGCAGCGACTTCCCGAACCAGATCAACAATGTGCTCGCGTTCCCGGGCGTCTTCAAGGGTGCGCTGGACGCCGGCGCGCGTCGGATCACGGAGGGCATGAAGCTCGCCGCGGCCGACGCGATCCTGTCGGTGCTCGGTGACGAGCTCGCGGCCGACAAGATCGTTCCGAGCCCGCTGGACCCGCGGGTCGCCCCGGCGGTCGCCGCGGCCGTCGCGCAGGCCGCCAAGGACGAGGGCGTCGCCTGA
- a CDS encoding PHP domain-containing protein, with protein MRIDLHTHSTASDGTDTPAELVRAAADAGVDVLAITDHDTTAGWGEAAAALPAGLQLVRGMEMSCEGRGEDGRPVAVHLLAYLFDPTSREFAAERERLRGERVARLRAMATLMAEDGLPIDPDAVMAEAGPAVGRPHLARALVHAGVVESVGEAFTDLLSTRSPYYVEKADTPLERGVEMVAAAGGVSVIAHARARTRGRLLSLDHIRELADHGLGGLEVDHPDHGAHDVALLRSLAAELGLIATGSSDYHGSNKTIELGRHTTAPEAFEALVARASGVPVLSGQPSGDVVTRGAGR; from the coding sequence GTGCGTATCGATCTCCACACCCACTCGACCGCGTCAGACGGCACGGACACGCCCGCCGAACTGGTGCGGGCGGCGGCCGACGCGGGGGTCGACGTGCTCGCGATCACCGACCACGACACCACCGCCGGCTGGGGCGAGGCGGCCGCGGCGCTGCCCGCGGGGCTGCAGTTGGTGCGGGGCATGGAGATGTCGTGCGAGGGACGTGGCGAGGACGGGCGCCCGGTGGCCGTCCACCTGCTGGCCTACCTGTTCGACCCGACCTCACGCGAGTTCGCCGCCGAGCGTGAGCGATTGCGCGGCGAACGGGTCGCTCGGTTGCGGGCGATGGCGACGCTGATGGCCGAGGACGGGCTGCCGATCGACCCCGACGCGGTGATGGCCGAGGCGGGCCCGGCGGTGGGCCGTCCGCACCTGGCGCGGGCGCTCGTCCACGCGGGCGTCGTGGAGAGCGTGGGGGAGGCGTTCACCGACCTCCTGTCGACCCGCAGCCCCTACTACGTCGAGAAGGCGGACACCCCGCTCGAGCGCGGTGTCGAGATGGTCGCCGCCGCGGGCGGGGTCAGCGTGATCGCGCACGCTCGGGCCCGCACGCGCGGACGGCTGCTGTCGCTCGACCACATTCGCGAACTCGCGGACCACGGCCTCGGCGGTCTCGAGGTCGATCACCCCGACCACGGCGCGCACGACGTCGCACTCCTGCGGTCGCTCGCCGCCGAACTGGGCCTGATCGCCACCGGGTCGTCGGACTACCACGGCTCGAACAAGACGATCGAACTCGGCCGGCACACCACCGCCCCCGAGGCGTTCGAGGCGCTCGTGGCGCGCGCGTCCGGGGTACCGGTGCTGTCGGGGCAGCCTAGCGGCGACGTCGTCACCCGCGGAGCCGGTCGGTGA
- a CDS encoding suppressor of fused domain protein has protein sequence MTDSVVSAVRAHLDRHIGGPEAAEPTEPSVASVTFLGVEPVDVLRYPGDGDAPVRYATLGCSRHPMGDPSEMIADPTRGPRAELVLSLAGGAGVASGVHKTLAVLAAAPSVEGVVLRPDGLIDLGEPLWKGVPFTAVLLGPSDIPDLVLPEPLDPVQFLEVAPLTGTEAAWVRLRGAAALREAWAEAGIDVRDPNRGAAAL, from the coding sequence GTGACTGACAGCGTTGTCTCGGCCGTCCGCGCCCATCTCGACCGGCACATCGGGGGACCCGAAGCAGCCGAGCCGACGGAGCCCTCGGTGGCATCGGTGACGTTTCTCGGTGTCGAGCCCGTCGACGTCCTCCGGTACCCGGGGGACGGCGACGCTCCGGTCCGATACGCGACCCTGGGGTGCTCGCGGCACCCGATGGGCGATCCCAGCGAGATGATCGCCGACCCCACGCGCGGCCCGCGCGCCGAACTGGTGCTGAGCCTCGCGGGCGGTGCCGGTGTGGCGTCCGGCGTGCACAAGACCCTCGCGGTCCTCGCCGCCGCGCCGTCCGTCGAAGGGGTGGTGCTGCGCCCGGACGGGCTGATCGACCTGGGCGAGCCGCTGTGGAAGGGAGTGCCGTTCACCGCGGTGCTGCTCGGTCCGAGCGACATCCCCGACCTCGTCCTGCCCGAGCCGCTGGATCCGGTCCAGTTCCTCGAGGTGGCGCCGCTGACCGGCACCGAGGCGGCGTGGGTGCGCCTGCGCGGTGCAGCCGCTCTCCGGGAGGCCTGGGCCGAGGCCGGCATCGACGTCCGCGACCCGAACCGCGGGGCCGCGGCGCTCTGA